From a single Melospiza georgiana isolate bMelGeo1 chromosome 5, bMelGeo1.pri, whole genome shotgun sequence genomic region:
- the TNIP2 gene encoding TNFAIP3-interacting protein 2 yields the protein MHLSGLLLALEKEQKGATPAMCSVSEAGSTDPLVTRFRQVEETLEKLHRENRSLKNKVPRYNALCTLYHESAQQLKHLQLQLAAKEATIRELRGSLARQRQPGPAAGGDAAAGAEPARSLVESLLEQLEQARDSERLSARRAETLSQEVQKLNQQLEEKNGEIQQMINQPPYEKEREILRLQKTLAEREKAQATSDVLCRSLTDETHQLQRKLASTAEMCQHLAKCLEEKQRKEKGNSDDQIPTERSNQLLDNETSLQSLICNLQEENRMLKQKVAHVEDLNAKWQKYDASRDEYVKRLHLQLKEMKSQLEQHHGGAPAQRNSDLMHKEIFRLNKLLEEKMNECIKTKRELEDMKKACEGDHERIQMLEQQVLVYKDDFTSERSDRERAQSKIQELQAEVACLQHQLARRQDTRDTSSHFRVHAGNQNHLFVQTNVEHLRGNSPGQTGKRRTNSQSEQASPPGDNGNLGSEGRAQGELRCPHCMRFFSDELGDEFLKHVAECCQ from the exons ATGCACCTGTCTGGGCTCCTGCTCGCCCTGGAGAAGGAACAGAAGGGAGCTACCCCGGCCATGTGCTCGGTAAGCGAGGCCGGTAGCACAGACCCCCTGGTGACCCGTTTCAGGCAGGTGGAGGAGACGCTGGAGAAGCTGCACCGGGAGAACAGGAGCTTGAAGAATAAAGTGCCTCGGTACAACGCGCTCTGCACCTTGTACCACGAGTCCGCGCAGCAGCTGAAgcacctccagctgcagctggcgGCCAAGGAGGCGACGATCCGGGAGCTGCGGGGCAGCCTGGCCCGGCAGCGGCAGCCTGgcccggcggcgggcggggatgcggcggcgggcgcggagccGGCCCGCTCGCTGGTGGAGagcctgctggagcagctggagcaggcccGCGACAGCGAGCGGCTCTCGGCGCGGAGAGCGGAGACGCTGAGCCAG GAAGTGCAGAAGTTGAATCAGCAGCTAGAGGAGAAAAATGGAGAGATACAGCAGATGATAAATCAGCCTCCATatgaaaaggagagagaaatcTTACGACTGCAGAAGACTCTGGCAGAGAGGGAGAAGGCTCAGGCCACCAGTGATGTTTTGTGCCGTTCACTCACTGATGAAACACACCAGCTTCAACGCAAATTAGCATCCACAGCAGAAATGTGCCAACATCTGGCAAAATGTCTagaagagaagcaaagaaaagagaaggggAATTCAGATGACCAGATACCTACAGAAAGATCTAATCAG CTTTTAGACAATGAAACTTCACTTCAGTCTCTTATCTGCAACTTACAAGAGGAAAACAGGATGTTAAAACAAAAAGTAGCTCAC GTGGAAGATTTAAATGCAAAATGGCAGAAGTATGATGCGAGCAGGGACGAGTACGTGAAGCGACTGCACCTGCAGCTGAAGGAGATGAagtcccagctggagcagcaccatGGAGGAGCTCCAGCACAAAGGAATTCTGACCTGATGCACAAGGAGATCTTCCGGTTAAACAAACtactggaagagaaaatgaatgaGTGCATAAAAACCAAGAGAGAGCTGGAAGACATGAAGAAGGCTTGTGAAGGAGATCACGAGCGAATACAAATGCTGGAGCAACAG GTCTTGGTTTATAAAGACGATTTCACATCTGAGAGATCAGACAGAGAACGAGCGCAGAGTAAAATACAAGAACTTCAGGCAGAAGTTGCATGTCTGCAACACCAGCTAGCAAGAAGACAG gACACCAGAGACACAAGCAGTCATTTCAGAGTTCACGCTGGTAACCAAAATCATTTGTTTGTTCAGACAAATGTGGAACACCTACGAGGCAACAGCCCAGGCCAGACAGGGAAGAGAAGAACAAACTCACAGTCTGAACAAGCTTCTCCTCCTGGGGACAATGGAAACTTGGGATCTGAAGGCAGGGCACAGGGTGAACTCAGATGCCCTCACTGCATGAGGTTTTTCAGTGATGAACTTGGTGATGAATTCCTCAAGCACGTTGCTGAATGTTGTCAGTGA